The following coding sequences lie in one Bacteroidota bacterium genomic window:
- a CDS encoding EVE domain-containing protein has translation MQHWLVKSEPFKYSWEQFLKDKKAVWDGVRNYAARNNMRAMKKGDLVFFYHSNEGLNIVGIAKVVKEAYQDPTTDDTAWSVVEIAPFKTLKRPLSLAEIKADAQLKDIQLVRLSRLSVAAIKVEEFDRILALSETK, from the coding sequence ATGCAACACTGGCTCGTAAAATCAGAACCCTTCAAATACAGTTGGGAACAATTTCTAAAAGATAAAAAAGCGGTTTGGGATGGTGTAAGAAATTATGCCGCTCGAAACAATATGCGTGCAATGAAAAAGGGAGATCTTGTTTTCTTTTATCATAGTAACGAAGGATTAAACATTGTTGGAATCGCCAAAGTAGTAAAAGAAGCGTATCAAGACCCAACCACGGATGATACTGCTTGGAGTGTAGTAGAAATCGCTCCATTCAAAACCTTAAAACGGCCTCTTTCACTTGCCGAAATAAAAGCAGATGCGCAATTAAAAGACATCCAGTTGGTTCGCTTGAGTCGATTATCTGTTGCTGCCATAAAGGTGGAAGAATTTGACAGAATCCTGGCTTTATCGGAAACGAAATAA
- the holA gene encoding DNA polymerase III subunit delta encodes MEYNEIISELKKKTYRPIYFLMGEEPYFIDMISDYIENNVLDESEKEFNQSVLYGRDVTTAEIIGAAKRFPMMSEHQVVIIKEAQDIKDLVKKEKEDKKDKVKTPFEAYLENPLPSTILVFCYKYKTIDKRTALAKLIQKNAALFESKKLYDNQVADWISNYLKSKDYTINQRAAALLNEYLGTSLSKVTNELDKLIINLPPKSEITQEHIQANIGISKDYNVFELQTAIAKKEVVKANRIINYFNANPKENPMVMTVASLYGYFCKVLIYHFLADKKTAAAAMGVNPFFVKDYEMAAKNYSAGKLKSIFSYLREYDLKSKGIDRGSATEGELLKELIFKIMH; translated from the coding sequence TTGGAATACAACGAAATTATATCTGAATTAAAGAAGAAAACCTATCGCCCCATTTATTTCTTAATGGGAGAAGAGCCGTATTTCATTGATATGATTTCAGATTATATTGAGAACAATGTATTGGATGAATCTGAAAAAGAATTTAACCAATCAGTCCTCTACGGCCGTGATGTTACCACCGCTGAAATTATCGGTGCCGCAAAACGATTTCCGATGATGAGCGAACACCAAGTGGTTATCATCAAAGAAGCACAAGACATTAAAGATTTAGTAAAAAAAGAAAAGGAAGATAAAAAAGATAAAGTTAAAACACCCTTCGAAGCATACCTAGAAAATCCGCTTCCATCAACCATTTTGGTGTTTTGTTACAAATACAAAACCATTGATAAACGAACAGCATTGGCAAAATTAATTCAGAAAAATGCCGCATTGTTCGAATCAAAAAAATTATACGACAATCAAGTTGCCGATTGGATTAGTAATTATTTAAAATCGAAAGATTACACCATTAACCAACGTGCAGCTGCTTTGCTCAACGAATACTTAGGCACCAGCCTAAGCAAAGTTACTAACGAGCTCGACAAGCTCATTATTAACTTGCCTCCGAAATCGGAAATTACACAAGAACACATCCAGGCAAATATTGGTATCAGCAAAGATTACAATGTGTTTGAATTACAAACTGCCATTGCGAAAAAAGAAGTAGTGAAGGCCAATCGGATCATCAATTACTTTAATGCAAACCCAAAGGAAAACCCAATGGTAATGACCGTTGCGTCCCTCTATGGTTATTTTTGTAAAGTATTAATTTATCATTTTTTAGCCGACAAAAAAACTGCCGCTGCAGCTATGGGAGTAAATCCATTTTTTGTAAAGGATTATGAAATGGCTGCAAAAAATTATTCGGCAGGAAAATTAAAATCCATTTTCAGCTATCTACGCGAATACGATTTAAAATCAAAAGGCATCGACAGAGGCTCTGCCACTGAAGGAGAATTGCTGAAAGAATTGATTTTTAAAATCATGCACTAA
- a CDS encoding AMP nucleosidase — protein MKNKEEIVQNWLPRYTGTPLNEFGKYILLTNFGKYVRKFAEWNNVPVKGEDMPMPNATANGITIINFGMGSANAATIMDLLSAIEPKAVLFLGKCGGLKKKNELGDLILPIAAIRGEGTSDDYFPPEVPALPAFSLQKAISTTIRNHNKDYWTGTVYTTNRRVWEHDEEFKEYLRSIRAMGIDMETATIFSTGFHNEIPTGALLLVSDQPMISEGVKTTESDKVVTQNFVDEHLKIGIDSLNELINNGLTVKHLRFE, from the coding sequence ATGAAAAACAAAGAAGAGATTGTTCAAAATTGGTTACCCCGTTATACCGGAACTCCATTAAACGAATTTGGCAAATATATTCTCCTAACCAACTTTGGGAAGTATGTTAGAAAATTTGCCGAATGGAATAACGTTCCAGTAAAAGGTGAAGATATGCCAATGCCAAATGCAACAGCAAATGGAATTACAATTATCAATTTTGGAATGGGAAGTGCAAATGCCGCCACAATTATGGATTTACTTAGCGCCATCGAACCCAAAGCCGTTTTATTTTTGGGCAAATGCGGTGGATTAAAAAAGAAAAACGAATTGGGCGATTTGATTTTACCAATTGCAGCCATCCGTGGTGAAGGAACCTCTGACGATTATTTTCCACCGGAAGTACCGGCTTTACCAGCCTTCAGCCTTCAAAAAGCAATTTCAACAACCATTCGAAACCACAACAAAGATTATTGGACAGGTACTGTTTATACCACCAACAGGAGAGTTTGGGAACACGATGAAGAATTCAAAGAATATCTTCGTTCTATCCGTGCCATGGGAATTGATATGGAAACAGCCACCATTTTTTCAACCGGTTTTCACAACGAAATACCAACTGGCGCATTGCTTTTAGTAAGCGACCAACCCATGATTTCAGAAGGTGTAAAAACGACTGAAAGTGATAAAGTAGTTACACAAAATTTTGTGGATGAACATTTAAAAATTGGTATCGACTCGCTAAACGAGCTTATCAATAATGGTTTAACAGTAAAACATTTACGATTCGAATAG